Proteins co-encoded in one Bremerella sp. TYQ1 genomic window:
- a CDS encoding SMP-30/gluconolactonase/LRE family protein — MRFTLALLVLCCFVQFSVAQDMPLSDVLIDGKSWERVAEGYKFTEGPAVDANGDVYFVDVPNQLVLKVDHATKQVRTFSQGQGATSGLMFGPDGRLYGGQNRNRRVVVFQKDGTADVIAEELGANDIVVASNGNIYCTDPKMHQVWLVRPNGTKEVVARDITTPNGIILWPGEGTLVIADSAGENLIAYRVEEDGRLTFRAPVYTCRVSEEGAASRADGMTVDSAGRLYVATEEGLQMFDSTARISGVMLKPADQFLSNVVFGGPNLDWLYVTCGDGIYRRPTQATGVRYGKLEAK, encoded by the coding sequence ATGCGATTTACCCTTGCGCTGCTAGTTTTATGCTGTTTCGTGCAATTCTCCGTTGCTCAAGATATGCCGCTCTCGGATGTATTGATCGATGGAAAATCTTGGGAACGAGTTGCCGAAGGCTACAAGTTCACGGAAGGGCCAGCGGTCGATGCGAATGGGGACGTCTACTTTGTTGATGTTCCCAATCAACTGGTTCTGAAAGTTGATCACGCGACAAAGCAGGTGCGTACGTTCTCGCAAGGACAAGGAGCGACGAGTGGCCTTATGTTTGGACCTGATGGTCGCTTGTACGGAGGTCAGAATCGAAACCGCCGCGTCGTCGTATTTCAGAAAGATGGAACGGCTGACGTCATCGCTGAGGAACTGGGTGCCAATGACATCGTCGTCGCAAGTAACGGCAATATTTATTGCACCGACCCTAAAATGCATCAGGTTTGGTTAGTTCGACCGAACGGAACGAAGGAGGTTGTCGCCCGAGACATCACAACGCCTAACGGCATAATTCTTTGGCCTGGCGAAGGAACTTTAGTGATTGCGGACTCTGCCGGCGAGAACCTGATTGCATACCGTGTCGAAGAAGATGGCAGGCTAACGTTTCGAGCCCCTGTCTACACGTGTCGTGTTTCGGAAGAGGGAGCTGCGAGTCGAGCCGATGGTATGACTGTAGACTCCGCTGGCCGCTTATACGTGGCAACCGAAGAAGGCCTGCAGATGTTCGACTCGACGGCACGTATTAGCGGTGTGATGCTTAAGCCTGCGGATCAGTTTTTGTCGAACGTGGTATTCGGTGGCCCGAATCTTGATTGGCTCTATGTAACGTGTGGCGACGGAATTTATCGCCGTCCAACGCAAGCGACCGGCGTGCGATATGGTAAATTAGAAGCAAAATAG
- a CDS encoding DUF6798 domain-containing protein, translating to MNSTTPAQPQEAEHPSTSMSLRWLELGLIVLLFFLFVGPLTPEVNEPHYLSKARHYWNPKWCPEDHFLNSGDAHGVFYWSFGWITTLVSFPAAAWIGRVICWIGIAVSWQRMIAKIDNRPWIGFLAMAAGLAGINYLHMAGEWLIGGVEAKCFAYAIAFWAIGDALSQRWNRAWILLGVASAFHVLVGGWMVVCLMISWLLCPQQRASLRSMLPGLFLGGAISLVGVVPLLLLNRDATDIQSNWASYYYVYERLSHHLVVHTFSDPFKLRFSLATVGWAITAWILRNEDKLRVLNSIVAGSVVLVLIGVAIDQWFFNVVEDWLMATKLLRLYWYRIADIMVPLALALNVILLLQRIGQDRPKLTKVGYLGLSLLVGLGMIVRIADRWTATASPADRSSLVSDPDAWVQTCHWIRENTDSDVICLTPRLQSSFKWYAERAEVVTTKDVPQDDVKLLEWRERRGDTHWRSVHSRNTLSLAGLTEEYIRELAATYGFRYVIVDRKLANRDEMEVSWSFPKLFPTDSLEEASYEVYEVTSADD from the coding sequence ATGAATTCAACCACGCCAGCCCAACCGCAGGAAGCGGAGCATCCTTCGACATCGATGTCGCTACGATGGCTGGAGTTAGGGCTGATCGTCCTGCTTTTTTTCTTGTTCGTCGGTCCACTTACGCCGGAAGTCAACGAACCGCACTATCTGTCGAAGGCTCGTCACTACTGGAATCCAAAATGGTGTCCTGAGGATCATTTTCTAAACTCAGGCGACGCTCATGGCGTCTTTTACTGGAGTTTTGGCTGGATCACGACGCTTGTGTCGTTTCCTGCGGCCGCTTGGATTGGACGCGTCATTTGCTGGATCGGAATTGCCGTTAGTTGGCAACGGATGATTGCCAAGATTGATAATCGTCCCTGGATTGGCTTTCTGGCCATGGCGGCGGGGCTTGCAGGAATTAATTATCTGCACATGGCCGGGGAGTGGCTGATCGGGGGAGTCGAAGCAAAGTGCTTCGCCTACGCGATCGCGTTTTGGGCAATCGGCGACGCATTGTCACAGCGTTGGAACCGTGCCTGGATCTTGCTCGGAGTCGCCAGCGCGTTTCACGTGCTTGTCGGTGGTTGGATGGTTGTCTGTTTAATGATTAGCTGGCTTCTTTGTCCGCAGCAAAGAGCCTCACTCCGTTCGATGCTTCCAGGGCTTTTTCTAGGAGGTGCAATTTCGCTTGTTGGAGTTGTACCTTTGCTCCTTTTGAATCGGGATGCAACCGACATTCAAAGCAATTGGGCCAGTTACTACTATGTTTACGAACGACTGTCGCACCATTTGGTCGTTCACACATTTTCTGATCCATTTAAATTACGGTTTTCGCTTGCCACTGTGGGTTGGGCGATTACTGCTTGGATATTACGTAACGAGGATAAGCTTCGAGTCCTGAATAGTATCGTCGCGGGAAGTGTCGTCCTCGTTCTTATCGGCGTCGCAATTGATCAATGGTTCTTTAACGTTGTTGAAGATTGGTTGATGGCGACGAAGCTCCTTCGGCTTTATTGGTATCGGATCGCGGATATCATGGTGCCACTGGCGTTAGCGTTGAATGTGATCTTGCTACTGCAGCGTATCGGACAAGACCGACCGAAGTTGACGAAAGTTGGTTACTTAGGCTTGTCTCTCCTGGTTGGTTTGGGAATGATCGTTCGTATCGCTGACCGCTGGACGGCAACGGCTAGTCCGGCCGATCGTAGTAGTCTTGTGAGCGACCCAGATGCATGGGTTCAAACATGCCATTGGATCCGCGAAAACACAGATAGTGATGTCATTTGCCTGACGCCTCGTCTGCAATCCTCCTTTAAGTGGTATGCCGAACGTGCTGAAGTGGTCACCACGAAAGACGTCCCCCAAGATGACGTGAAATTACTTGAGTGGCGAGAACGCCGAGGCGATACGCATTGGCGAAGTGTGCACAGCAGAAACACACTAAGTCTAGCCGGTTTGACGGAGGAATATATTCGTGAACTGGCTGCTACCTACGGCTTTCGCTACGTGATTGTGGATCGAAAGCTGGCCAATCGTGATGAAATGGAGGTGAGTTGGAGTTTTCCCAAACTTTTCCCTACCGACTCCCTCGAAGAAGCTAGTTACGAAGTCTATGAAGTTACCTCGGCAGACGACTGA
- a CDS encoding sulfatase-like hydrolase/transferase, whose translation MYWIGRSIVLLALVIIAAAILWPDAWRSTPDGPAENQVAVDPSMPLTLPNGNLDGQTASDDNPHISDMQNPLTRAIDGMLASHGEVFKDSESGLRDQLQDADRQLTNVKADIRSAMQNANRQIRIPGQKSPLVMLVVFEGIAKSELGFYGQIGKTPLLESFAEKGTVFDNCYAGPSSEIAQFMFLTGSGHSKKKSRYNRLAQMMWNSGYRTILMDGTGWMSSAERQFIDEDVQLTFNSHSSLPTKLAFNGASAKIVANENETSEDDVSAAELLVGQARELIENNPSHRPTFVEFHFSVNGEDDKSRAEEVAQIDQAIGRLVYSVQKSRNSRSVLLMVTGLPGDTGNDVEVAALSETELQVPLMVYRSHGESPARIIDACGLLDVLPTLADGIGSSRIPRNSGTSLLKWMNGEPAPTRVFRWTNPNDEDQVAVRQGPWKAIFGSSNQLFFLPDDPQEKVNVAGKHQDVLSDLAKYGRVEQR comes from the coding sequence ATGTATTGGATTGGAAGATCGATTGTCTTGCTCGCGTTGGTGATCATCGCTGCGGCGATTCTATGGCCGGATGCATGGCGATCGACTCCCGATGGTCCCGCTGAGAATCAAGTGGCCGTCGATCCATCGATGCCGTTGACATTGCCCAACGGCAATTTGGATGGCCAAACGGCCAGCGATGACAATCCCCATATTTCTGATATGCAAAACCCTCTTACTCGTGCGATCGATGGAATGCTCGCGTCGCATGGGGAAGTCTTCAAAGACTCTGAAAGTGGCTTGCGAGATCAACTCCAAGATGCTGATCGACAATTGACGAACGTAAAAGCAGACATCCGGTCCGCGATGCAAAACGCGAATCGTCAAATCCGAATACCGGGCCAAAAGTCTCCTCTTGTTATGCTTGTTGTTTTCGAAGGTATCGCAAAAAGCGAACTCGGGTTTTATGGACAAATCGGCAAAACCCCACTTCTCGAATCGTTTGCAGAAAAAGGGACCGTCTTCGACAACTGTTATGCTGGGCCTTCTTCAGAGATCGCTCAATTCATGTTCCTCACCGGATCGGGGCATAGCAAGAAGAAATCACGTTACAACCGACTTGCCCAGATGATGTGGAACTCTGGTTACCGGACCATCTTGATGGACGGGACCGGCTGGATGTCTAGTGCAGAGCGACAATTCATCGATGAAGACGTTCAATTGACGTTCAACAGTCATAGCTCTTTGCCTACGAAGCTGGCGTTCAATGGGGCTTCGGCGAAGATTGTGGCCAACGAAAACGAGACGTCGGAAGATGATGTTTCCGCGGCAGAACTGCTCGTGGGTCAGGCGCGAGAGTTGATTGAAAATAATCCATCGCATCGCCCTACTTTTGTGGAGTTCCATTTCTCTGTTAATGGAGAAGATGACAAATCAAGGGCCGAAGAAGTGGCTCAAATCGATCAAGCAATTGGTCGGCTTGTTTACTCTGTCCAAAAGTCACGGAACTCTCGGTCAGTATTGCTGATGGTGACCGGTCTGCCTGGTGACACAGGAAACGATGTCGAAGTGGCTGCACTAAGCGAAACGGAGCTCCAAGTGCCGCTGATGGTTTATCGTTCGCATGGCGAAAGCCCAGCCCGAATTATTGATGCTTGCGGTTTGCTTGATGTTCTACCAACTCTGGCCGATGGTATCGGAAGCAGTCGAATCCCACGCAATAGCGGCACATCGTTGCTGAAATGGATGAATGGTGAACCGGCTCCTACGCGTGTATTTCGATGGACGAATCCCAACGACGAAGATCAAGTTGCCGTACGCCAAGGTCCATGGAAGGCAATTTTCGGATCATCAAACCAGCTCTTCTTTCTGCCGGATGATCCTCAAGAGAAAGTTAATGTCGCCGGAAAGCATCAAGATGTGCTAAGCGATCTCGCGAAGTATGGCCGAGTCGAACAACGATGA
- a CDS encoding CoA pyrophosphatase, with the protein MKLPRQTTDTRRWASVLRQTLGITSQRIPKLRHTAPNLSYGRHKAPAYTRARKAANLILLYPNSDGEWTIPLMIRAETEGVHAGEIALPGGRCEAGETARSAALREFWEETGHRVPAESVVGELPPTNVWASNHQVRTFVALEHSLPEWKPDPKEVAGLLFLSLTDLMNPRNFGMHQVTRRRARFSAPHLNVNGQRVWGATLRMLVELGEALDSAS; encoded by the coding sequence ATGAAGTTACCTCGGCAGACGACTGATACCCGACGCTGGGCAAGCGTGCTCAGGCAGACGCTGGGAATTACGTCGCAGCGGATTCCCAAGCTGCGGCACACCGCGCCTAACTTGTCCTACGGTCGCCATAAAGCACCTGCCTATACGCGTGCTCGTAAAGCTGCGAATCTGATTCTGCTTTACCCAAACAGCGACGGTGAATGGACGATTCCGCTGATGATCCGCGCTGAAACGGAGGGCGTTCATGCGGGCGAAATTGCATTGCCTGGTGGTAGATGCGAAGCGGGCGAGACTGCTCGCTCGGCGGCATTGCGTGAGTTCTGGGAGGAAACGGGGCACAGGGTGCCTGCGGAGTCGGTCGTTGGAGAATTGCCTCCTACCAATGTTTGGGCCAGCAACCACCAAGTGCGAACCTTTGTCGCCCTCGAGCACTCTTTACCTGAATGGAAGCCAGACCCTAAAGAAGTGGCTGGCCTCCTGTTTCTATCGCTTACCGATCTAATGAACCCCAGGAATTTCGGCATGCACCAAGTTACCCGCCGCCGTGCACGATTTTCTGCCCCACACTTGAATGTCAACGGGCAACGCGTCTGGGGTGCGACGCTCCGTATGTTGGTCGAATTGGGGGAAGCTCTCGATTCGGCCAGCTAA
- the argC gene encoding N-acetyl-gamma-glutamyl-phosphate reductase — translation MTVRVGILGATGYTALELLKILVRHPEVEVTALTTRQEDRPHVSSVHPQFHKVLDLHLENWGPQEVAQRCDCVFGCLPHAASASVIPEFLEAGLKVVDLSADYRLNDPAVYTQWYGGDHPDAERMKSTVYGLPELFRDGIAEAQLVANPGCYPTGVSLSLAPLLKHGLIRPDGIIADCKSGVSGAGRTPKLLTLFPECNESFTAYGVGTHRHMPEIEQNLSVYSGKSASVIFTPHLVPMDRGILSTCYAIPEKDVSEKELLDLLYDTYADEPFVRVRSDIPATKHVSGTNFCDITVRRVKDRVLTISAIDNLVKGASGAAVQNFNLMYGFAETTALL, via the coding sequence ATGACGGTACGTGTCGGCATACTCGGAGCCACCGGATATACGGCTCTCGAGCTATTAAAAATCTTGGTTCGCCATCCTGAAGTAGAGGTCACCGCTCTGACGACTCGCCAGGAAGATCGTCCGCATGTGAGTTCGGTGCATCCTCAATTTCACAAAGTGCTCGACTTACATCTGGAGAACTGGGGACCGCAGGAAGTTGCTCAGCGATGCGATTGTGTCTTTGGTTGTTTACCTCACGCCGCATCAGCGTCTGTTATTCCAGAATTCCTGGAAGCAGGCTTGAAGGTGGTGGATCTTAGCGCGGACTATCGCCTGAACGACCCTGCTGTCTATACCCAGTGGTATGGGGGAGATCACCCAGATGCAGAGCGAATGAAAAGCACCGTCTATGGATTGCCCGAGCTTTTTCGTGATGGAATTGCCGAAGCTCAGTTGGTTGCCAACCCAGGCTGTTATCCAACAGGTGTGTCGTTATCGTTAGCTCCGTTGTTGAAGCATGGCTTGATTCGACCGGACGGAATCATTGCGGACTGTAAAAGCGGCGTAAGCGGGGCAGGGCGGACTCCGAAATTGCTGACGCTCTTTCCGGAGTGCAACGAGAGTTTTACGGCGTATGGCGTCGGTACACATCGTCACATGCCGGAGATCGAGCAGAATTTGTCGGTTTACTCAGGGAAGTCTGCCAGCGTTATTTTCACGCCGCACCTAGTTCCGATGGATCGCGGAATTTTGAGTACGTGTTATGCAATTCCAGAGAAGGATGTTTCTGAAAAGGAACTGCTGGACCTTCTGTATGACACCTATGCAGACGAGCCATTTGTCCGCGTTCGTAGCGATATTCCGGCGACGAAGCATGTGTCGGGAACCAACTTTTGCGACATTACCGTTCGCCGGGTGAAAGATCGCGTATTGACGATTTCGGCGATCGACAACCTCGTGAAAGGGGCGTCGGGAGCTGCTGTTCAAAACTTCAATTTGATGTACGGTTTCGCAGAAACGACTGCTCTGCTTTGA
- a CDS encoding M28 family peptidase: MKLPPANLSFFVTLLAVLIGGCQQQESAAATPDETSAPLPVVEFDTQTVATYALDDEQIEQRISEDLSFLASDEREGRGPYSKGLQAAAQYIAQQFGDAGLKTNLIEGKPFQVFATRERLELGKSNVLEFEWPGGTKRAISGGAYTPLSPSTSGSFDLPLAFAGYGISSARDGYDDFAEFNADGKALIILRHEPDQGGSSQKFAGSGNSKFAYLSTKVINAVEHGAAAIIFVTDNAAIQTKDAGEDKLLSFQIRMPNDFEPQIPVLHVKRDVVDEILKASDKPSLAEWEASVDESLKPDSFDLPGFKAIGEVNVQQSKQTQQNVLGVLPGAGKLAGEVVVVGAHYDHLGYGGSGSLAPWTREIHNGADDNASGTVALLETARHCAAWKNTNSRTLLFIAFGAEEQGLIGSEYYVRHPLYSMENTKAMLNFDMVGRLRKDQLTVYGFNTAKQFESWLDEAAQKQALTIKKVPGGYGPSDHASFYGRDVPVMHDFTGFHGEYHRPSDDIEHINVPGIRKIVAMNVELLQRMATETISPNKNAGGSMLDLYFGGLGSGTPPQPEKNKEAGRRALGVQVGDPLPNGIPILKVTPDSAAEKAGMRGGDVLVGWGKNKVTSVDDLRTAVRATEFDTKVPVRVLRGMLELELQVEFPK; the protein is encoded by the coding sequence ATGAAATTACCTCCGGCCAACTTGTCGTTTTTCGTTACTCTGTTGGCCGTTTTGATTGGCGGTTGTCAGCAGCAGGAGTCTGCGGCGGCGACGCCCGACGAAACTTCTGCCCCATTGCCTGTTGTTGAGTTCGACACGCAGACCGTTGCGACCTATGCGTTAGACGATGAGCAGATCGAGCAACGTATTTCCGAGGATCTCAGTTTTCTAGCCTCGGACGAGCGGGAAGGACGCGGACCGTACTCGAAAGGGCTTCAAGCGGCCGCGCAGTACATCGCTCAACAGTTTGGCGATGCCGGATTGAAGACAAATCTTATTGAAGGTAAGCCATTTCAAGTATTCGCGACTCGCGAACGTCTAGAACTAGGCAAAAGTAACGTTTTGGAGTTCGAATGGCCTGGCGGAACGAAACGTGCGATTAGCGGCGGTGCTTACACGCCTTTATCTCCCAGTACGAGTGGAAGCTTTGACCTGCCACTGGCATTTGCCGGCTACGGAATTAGCTCGGCACGGGACGGCTATGATGACTTTGCTGAATTCAATGCCGACGGTAAGGCTCTCATAATTTTGCGGCACGAACCTGATCAAGGGGGAAGCAGCCAGAAGTTTGCTGGTAGCGGCAATTCAAAGTTTGCCTACCTCTCAACAAAAGTAATTAACGCGGTCGAGCATGGGGCCGCGGCGATCATTTTCGTAACAGACAACGCCGCGATCCAAACGAAAGATGCAGGAGAGGACAAGCTACTTTCTTTCCAAATTCGCATGCCGAATGATTTTGAACCACAGATTCCCGTTTTGCATGTCAAACGCGACGTGGTCGATGAAATACTCAAAGCATCAGACAAACCTTCACTGGCGGAATGGGAAGCCTCGGTTGACGAGTCTCTGAAGCCTGATTCGTTTGACTTACCGGGCTTCAAAGCGATTGGTGAAGTCAATGTTCAACAGTCGAAGCAAACGCAGCAAAACGTTCTCGGTGTGTTGCCTGGGGCCGGAAAGTTGGCCGGCGAAGTAGTTGTCGTAGGGGCTCACTACGATCACCTTGGCTACGGAGGATCTGGCTCGCTCGCTCCATGGACGCGAGAGATTCACAACGGGGCCGACGACAACGCATCAGGAACGGTCGCACTTCTCGAAACCGCGCGACATTGTGCGGCGTGGAAGAATACCAACAGCCGTACGCTTTTGTTCATCGCCTTTGGGGCAGAAGAACAAGGGTTGATTGGCAGCGAGTACTATGTGCGGCATCCCTTGTATTCCATGGAGAACACAAAAGCGATGCTTAACTTCGACATGGTAGGGCGTCTGCGGAAAGATCAGCTGACAGTTTATGGATTTAACACCGCGAAACAATTTGAGTCGTGGCTCGACGAAGCAGCCCAAAAACAAGCTTTGACAATTAAAAAGGTACCGGGAGGATATGGACCGAGCGATCATGCGTCGTTTTATGGCCGAGATGTCCCCGTGATGCATGATTTCACAGGGTTTCATGGGGAATACCATCGTCCGAGTGATGACATCGAGCATATCAATGTACCCGGCATTCGGAAAATCGTGGCGATGAATGTTGAGCTTCTGCAGCGAATGGCTACGGAAACGATTTCGCCGAATAAGAACGCAGGTGGTTCAATGTTGGATCTCTATTTCGGCGGCCTGGGATCTGGGACGCCTCCTCAGCCAGAGAAAAACAAAGAGGCCGGCCGTCGTGCTCTTGGGGTACAAGTCGGCGATCCACTGCCAAACGGAATCCCCATTCTTAAAGTGACCCCTGACAGTGCAGCAGAAAAAGCGGGCATGCGTGGCGGTGACGTTCTGGTTGGATGGGGAAAAAACAAAGTGACGTCTGTCGATGATCTCCGCACGGCCGTTCGCGCAACCGAATTTGATACGAAAGTACCTGTTCGCGTACTGCGGGGAATGCTCGAGCTGGAACTTCAAGTCGAATTTCCCAAGTAG
- a CDS encoding TadE/TadG family type IV pilus assembly protein codes for MKNLQRRLDFLSRRARRGVSLLWIIIAFPALILFLVFAVEIGNIWLARLELEQSLEANALAAVKQWAETGGGDTLMAREVGNDFSIANPVRGQDVDLTDMVLNSAFTNGATRLNYDNSGVAANPNENLVCTDISDYDSYLQPGVMVFGAITQTENIGTPRESVVFNADVVPSCAGSSTVLVDATGQPNGNLGSGGNRNAWGFSFGAPNLDPVNPDTRISRIEYDVDPDSTNGFIFAPFTADGMAVFGVISDESISPPTGGPMAAIPDNVFYAGHLTESDVMFEVNPLDLSVLIITFGVGASEELYPGERFRFGASVLTGSSQVGSDGVGQGPGKTGTEITIFFNDSAGNPLPTESMRLVDTSETGSCSNSSFVDSEGIEHYNGSPSGITDLPCQHTNNPNGNGQSYVLGQFGSPQAFFAVRAQATIRVQSVVKTICGFDIGPWGVSAKSTAYYDCDTGDPKLIRVDVFECDPP; via the coding sequence ATGAAAAATCTGCAGCGACGACTCGATTTCCTGTCCCGACGTGCACGACGTGGCGTGTCGTTGCTCTGGATAATTATCGCATTTCCTGCGTTGATTTTGTTTTTGGTATTCGCCGTCGAGATTGGCAACATTTGGCTCGCTCGGTTGGAACTGGAACAAAGCCTGGAGGCCAATGCCCTTGCGGCAGTAAAACAATGGGCTGAAACCGGTGGCGGTGATACGTTGATGGCTCGGGAAGTTGGCAATGATTTTTCAATCGCGAACCCTGTTCGAGGACAAGACGTTGACTTGACCGACATGGTGCTCAATTCGGCATTCACCAATGGAGCAACTCGGCTGAATTACGACAACAGCGGAGTAGCTGCTAATCCAAATGAAAACCTGGTCTGTACAGATATCTCGGATTACGACAGCTATCTTCAGCCAGGAGTAATGGTTTTTGGGGCGATTACGCAAACCGAAAATATTGGAACACCGAGAGAAAGCGTCGTCTTTAATGCTGACGTCGTGCCAAGCTGTGCAGGAAGTTCAACCGTCTTAGTTGATGCAACTGGGCAGCCTAATGGAAACCTAGGATCTGGGGGGAACCGAAATGCCTGGGGGTTTTCTTTTGGTGCTCCCAACTTAGATCCAGTAAATCCAGACACTCGTATTTCACGAATTGAGTACGACGTCGATCCAGATTCAACCAATGGTTTCATCTTCGCTCCATTTACTGCAGATGGCATGGCGGTGTTTGGGGTCATCTCTGACGAGTCCATTAGCCCTCCAACCGGTGGCCCAATGGCTGCAATCCCGGATAATGTTTTCTATGCAGGTCATTTGACCGAGTCGGACGTGATGTTCGAAGTAAATCCGCTGGATCTGTCCGTTCTGATCATTACGTTCGGGGTAGGGGCGTCCGAGGAGCTTTATCCTGGAGAGCGTTTTCGATTTGGTGCGAGTGTGCTAACAGGTTCGAGTCAAGTTGGCTCCGATGGTGTCGGCCAGGGCCCCGGGAAGACCGGGACCGAGATTACGATCTTCTTTAATGACAGCGCGGGAAACCCTCTGCCGACGGAATCGATGAGGTTGGTCGACACGTCGGAAACTGGGAGTTGCTCGAACTCTAGTTTTGTCGATTCGGAAGGGATTGAACACTACAATGGTAGTCCTTCGGGAATCACAGATCTGCCGTGTCAGCATACCAATAACCCCAACGGAAATGGACAGTCTTATGTCCTTGGCCAGTTTGGCTCACCGCAGGCATTCTTTGCTGTTCGCGCTCAAGCAACGATCCGAGTTCAAAGCGTGGTCAAGACGATCTGTGGATTTGATATCGGTCCATGGGGAGTAAGTGCTAAATCCACTGCCTACTACGACTGCGACACCGGCGATCCCAAGCTGATTCGTGTTGATGTGTTTGAGTGCGATCCTCCCTAG
- a CDS encoding esterase family protein has translation MPRMLIALLFCCALISPGLAQDEQYQPGPDAERKDGVPQGTVTKHVWDKSDIYPGTVRDYWVYVPKQYKKGSSAALMVFQDGAGFVNEKGHTRVPIVFDNLIHAGEMPVTIGVFIQPGVVPATKEGQTPRKNRSFEYDTLSDQYVRFLLDEILADIGKQYDISDDPKLRAICGNSSGGICAFTAAWERPDSFGKVVSHIGSFTNIRGGHVYPAIIRKTERKPIKVFLQDGSNDLDNLHGNWPLANQQMAAALKFSNYDYKFVYGEGKHSARHGGAIFPDTMRWLWSDVAESK, from the coding sequence ATGCCCCGAATGCTTATTGCATTGCTATTTTGCTGTGCGTTGATTTCTCCTGGTTTGGCTCAAGACGAACAATACCAGCCTGGGCCCGATGCGGAAAGAAAAGACGGAGTACCCCAGGGAACCGTTACTAAGCATGTTTGGGACAAAAGCGATATCTACCCTGGTACTGTCCGCGATTACTGGGTGTACGTTCCTAAGCAGTATAAAAAAGGCAGTTCGGCCGCTTTAATGGTCTTCCAAGATGGTGCTGGATTCGTCAATGAAAAAGGGCATACGCGTGTGCCGATCGTTTTCGATAACCTCATTCATGCAGGCGAAATGCCTGTAACTATTGGCGTTTTCATTCAACCAGGCGTTGTGCCTGCGACCAAAGAAGGTCAAACCCCGCGCAAGAATCGTAGCTTCGAGTACGATACGCTCAGCGATCAATACGTGCGATTTCTGTTGGATGAAATCTTGGCAGATATTGGCAAGCAGTACGATATCTCGGACGACCCTAAGCTACGTGCGATCTGTGGAAATAGCTCCGGGGGAATCTGTGCTTTTACTGCGGCGTGGGAACGCCCAGACTCATTTGGCAAAGTGGTCAGTCATATTGGGAGCTTTACCAACATCCGTGGTGGGCATGTCTATCCCGCAATTATTCGAAAGACGGAGCGGAAGCCGATTAAAGTATTCTTACAAGATGGCAGTAACGACCTAGACAACCTGCATGGAAACTGGCCCTTGGCGAATCAGCAGATGGCCGCCGCATTGAAGTTTTCTAACTACGACTACAAGTTCGTCTACGGCGAAGGTAAACATAGTGCACGCCATGGTGGGGCCATATTTCCCGACACCATGCGATGGCTGTGGAGTGATGTCGCGGAATCGAAGTAG
- a CDS encoding TadE/TadG family type IV pilus assembly protein — protein sequence MVLFRKSKRRAASLLEIILGLPVVLILLFAVAQFGLLQSNQQTLKMASRAGALAAVELDINSGGPINPEIVNAVNEVLRRSGLIGEMENIAAVGDVQLDYFVYDEVNDTSISGTKVANVGCPPPDTTEPSFYYVQVTVCLPADRLAPNAMACFGGDFSGRNVIMTSLFRHEFSPVVVVP from the coding sequence ATGGTGCTGTTTCGAAAGTCGAAGCGTCGCGCGGCCAGTCTATTGGAAATTATTCTAGGACTTCCGGTCGTTTTGATTCTGCTCTTCGCAGTTGCGCAGTTCGGTTTGCTGCAATCCAACCAACAGACGTTGAAGATGGCAAGCCGAGCTGGGGCGTTGGCCGCCGTCGAGCTAGACATCAATTCAGGCGGCCCAATCAACCCTGAGATCGTCAATGCCGTTAATGAGGTTCTTCGCCGCAGTGGTTTGATTGGCGAAATGGAGAACATCGCAGCGGTAGGTGACGTTCAGTTAGACTACTTTGTTTACGATGAAGTAAACGATACGAGTATTTCTGGAACCAAAGTTGCCAATGTCGGGTGTCCACCACCTGATACGACGGAACCTTCATTTTACTACGTTCAAGTGACGGTATGTCTTCCCGCAGACCGACTTGCTCCCAATGCGATGGCATGTTTTGGGGGCGATTTTTCGGGACGAAACGTGATCATGACGAGCCTCTTCCGGCACGAATTCTCGCCGGTTGTTGTCGTTCCATAA